The following coding sequences are from one Molothrus aeneus isolate 106 chromosome 23, BPBGC_Maene_1.0, whole genome shotgun sequence window:
- the MARCKSL1 gene encoding MARCKS-related protein has translation MGSQGSKAAGGDADTAKANGQENGHVIYNGDMTPKAGVEAPPQNGNGSAEPPKEESEGEAGGADSIEPAPAAAEPAEPKGEGAATPKDAPKKKKKFSFKKPFKLSGISFRKNKKEAGDSSGSSPTEEQGRSEEPPPGGLQPSAPPEEGQEGGEPEQGGEAAGSQEEEEEEKQQQQQGGESHGDTAKAEEPSKGAGPEPAASPEEQKEE, from the exons atgggcagccagggctccaagGCGGCGGGCGGCGACGCCGACACCGCCAAAGCCAACGGGCAG GAGAACGGCCACGTGATCTACAACGGGGACATGACGCCCAAGGCGGGGGTCGAGGCGCCCCCCCAGAACGGGAACGGCTCGGCGGAACCCCCCAAGGAGGAGAGCGAGGGCGAAGCGGGAGGTGCGGACAGCATCGAGcccgccccggccgccgccgaGCCCGCCGAGCCCAAAGGCGAAGGGGCCGCGACCCCCAAGGACGCCcctaaaaagaagaagaaattctcCTTCAAGAAACCCTTCAAGCTGAGCGGGATCTCCTTCCGCAAGAACAAGAAGGAAGCCGGGGACTCCTCGGGCTCCTCGCCCAccgaggagcagggcaggagcgaGGAGCCCCCGCCgggggggctgcagccctcGGCGCCCCccgaggaggggcaggagggcggCGAGCCCGAGCAGGGAGGAGAAGCCGCGGgcagccaggaggaggaggaggaggagaaacagcagcagcagcagggaggggagagccACGGAGACACCGCCAAAGCCGAGGAGCCCTCGAAAGGCGCGGGGCCGGAGCCCGCAGCGAGCCCggaggagcagaaggaagagTAG